One window of the Eucalyptus grandis isolate ANBG69807.140 chromosome 6, ASM1654582v1, whole genome shotgun sequence genome contains the following:
- the LOC104448854 gene encoding thaumatin-like protein 1b, producing MARFWPSIPLPWLLISAMFLAADATTFTLVNKCEYTVWPGVLANADEPPLSTTGFALQKGESRSLAAPAGWGGRFWARTRCAQDPAAGELSCLTGDCGSGQLECGGRGAAPPATLAEFKLYGDGGLDFFDVSLVDGFNLPMLVAPQGGKEGRGNCTSVGCTGDLNAACPSELRVAAGGGGSGVAACKSACEAFQQPQYCCSGAYGSPQACKPTPYSEAFKSACPQAYSYAYDDATSTFTCAGADYVITFCPSPNASQKSTSSQAQTPEAAAAATGDAPLINNTMVYEGVGRRRAVRRRPLMPIFRQSAWLAWQRPCGSGGNSFWHEAGPPITGADLFHLGPKWGRVAESYRTRPTSLYFRVGPDEVGRKRRPSDGIAYLLNLAAL from the exons ATGGCAAGATTCTGGCCATCGATACCTCTGCCATGGCTGCTCATTTCTGCAATGTTCTTGGCAG CTGATGCAACGACCTTCACGCTAGTGAACAAGTGCGAGTACACGGTATGGCCAGGCGTCCTCGCCAACGCCGACGAGCCGCCGCTCTCCACCACCGGCTTCGCGCTCCAGAAGGGCGAGTCCCGCTCCCTCGCCGCCCCCGCCGGCTGGGGCGGCCGCTTCTGGGCCCGGACCCGCTGCGCCCAGGACCCCGCCGCCGGCGAGCTCTCCTGCCTCACCGGCGACTGCGGCTCCGGCCAGCTCGAGTGCGGCGGCCGCGGCGCCGCCCCtcccgcgaccctcgccgagttCAAGCTctacggcgacggcggcctcgacTTCTTCGACGTCAGCCTCGTGGACGGCTTCAACCTGCCCATGCTGGTGGCGCCCCAGGGCGGGAAAGAAGGGCGGGGGAACTGCACGAGCGTCGGGTGCACGGGCGACCTCAACGCCGCGTGCCCCTCGGAGCTGAGGGTGGCGGCCGGGGGCGGCGGGTCGGGGGTCGCCGCCTGCAAGAGCGCGTGCGAGGCGTTCCAGCAGCCGCAGTACTGCTGCAGCGGCGCGTACGGCAGCCCCCAGGCGTGCAAGCCGACGCCGTACTCGGAGGCGTTCAAGAGCGCGTGCCCGCAGGCGTACAGCTACGCGTACGACGACGCGACGAGCACCTTCACGTGCGCCGGCGCGGATTACGTCATCACCTTCTGCCCGTCGCCCAACGCCAG CCAAAAGTCGACTTCTTCACAAGCCCAAACTCCAGAggccgccgctgccgccacaGGGGATGCACCTCTCATCAACAACACAATGGTCTATGAAGGCGTGGGGCGGAGGCGAGCCGTGCGTCGCCGTCCGCTCATGCCCATCTTTCGTCAGTCGGCCTGGTTGGCGTGGCAGCGTCCATGTGGCAGTGGCGGCAACTCTTTCTGGCATGAGGCGGGGCCCCCAATAACCGGAGCTGACCTTTTCCACTTGGGGCCCAAGTGGGGGCGCGTGGCAGAATCTTATCGGACTAGGCCCACGAGCCTGTACTTTCGGGTTGGCCCAGATGAGGTGGGTCGGAAACGACGACCTAGTGATGGAATAGCCTACTTGTTGAATCTGGCGGCACTATAG